A window from Vicia villosa cultivar HV-30 ecotype Madison, WI unplaced genomic scaffold, Vvil1.0 ctg.002690F_1_1, whole genome shotgun sequence encodes these proteins:
- the LOC131639574 gene encoding cytochrome P450 72A15-like: protein METIEILLSSLSLKPTKVALITVITTILIWFFWSALDWIWLIPKRIEKRLKQQGLKGNSYRLMVGDIRDMVKMIKEAKSKPMDPYSNDIAPRVLPFVVHTIAKYGKSSFMWLGPRPRVFIMDPDKIKEMTTKVYDFQKPDISPLFKLLASGFANLDGDKWAKHRKIVTPAFNVDKMKMLIPIFCQSCDDMISKLDKVVTSSNGPCDLDVWPFVQNVSSDVLARAGFGSSFEEGKRVFQLQKEMITLTMTLFKFAFIPGYRFLPTYTNRRMKAIDKEIRTSLMKIIDRRLKAIKAGEPTNNDLLGILLESNYKESEKASGGGGMSLREVIDEVKLFYLAGQEANAELLVWTLLLLAKNPEWQTKAREEAFQVFGNENPDYEKIGQLKIISMILQESLRLYPPVIMLSRFLRKDTKLGDLILPAGVELIVPVSMMHQEKEFWGDNAGEFNPERFSEGVSKATNGKVSYLPFGWGPRLCIGQNFGLLEAKIAVAMILRKFSLEFSSSYTHAPSFIITLQPEHGAHLILNKL from the exons atggaAACCATAGAAATATTATTATCATCACTAAGTTTGAAACCTACGAAAGTTGCACTTATCACTGTGATTACAACAATTCTGATATGGTTTTTTTGGAGTGCACTAGATTGGATTTGGCTCATACCAAAAAGAATAGAGAAACGTCTCAAACAACAAGGTCTTAAAGGAAATTCATATCGACTCATGGTTGGAGATATTAGAGATATGGTGAAAATGATCAAAGAAGCTAAATCTAAACCTATGGATCCTTACTCTAATGATATCGCTCCTCGTGTTTTGCCTTTTGTTGTTCATACTATTGCTAAATACG GGAAGAGTTCATTTATGTGGCTTGGTCCAAGACCTAGGGTATTCATAATGGATCCagacaaaatcaaagaaatgaCTACTAAGGTATATGATTTTCAAAAACCAGATATCAGTCCACTATTCAAGCTTCTAGCATCAGGCTTTGCAAATTTAGATGGAGACAAATGGGCCAAACACAGAAAAATTGTCACCCCTGCATTCAATGTTGACAAAATGAAG ATGTTGATACCAATATTTTGTCAATCATGCGATGATATGATAAGCAAATTGGACAAAGTAGTAACTTCATCCAATGGGCCATGTGACTTAGATGTATGGCCTTTTGTCCAAAATGTTTCAAGTGATGTTCTAGCTCGTGCTGGCTTTGGAAGTAGCTTTGAAGAAGGAAAAAGAGTTTTTCAACTTCAAAAAGAAATGATTACTCTTACAATGACCCTTTTCAAGTTTGCCTTCATTCCAGGTTACAG GTTCTTGCCAACTTATACCAACAGAAGGATGAAAGCAATTGACAAAGAAATAAGAACATCACTAATGAAAATCATAGACAGAAGACTAAAAGCAATAAAGGCTGGGGAACCTACAAACAATGACTTATTAGGCATACTTTTGGAATCAAATTATAAGGAATCTGAAAAAGCTAGTGGTGGTGGAGGAATGAGTTTAAGAGAAGTAATTGATGAAGTTAAGCTATTTTATTTGGCTGGACAAGAAGCAAATGCTGAATTGCTTGTTTGGACTTTGTTGTTACTTGCCAAGAATCCTGAATGGCAAACTAAGGCTAGGgaagaagcttttcaagtttTTGGGAATGAAAATCCAGATTATGAAAAGATTGGTCAACTTAAAATT ATATCAATGATTCTCCAAGAAAGTTTAAGACTATATCCACCGGTTATCATGCTCTCTCGATTCCTTCGCAAAGACACAAAACTCGGAGACCTAATCCTACCCGCCGGAGTCGAACTCATAGTACCTGTATCAATGATGCACCAAGAAAAAGAATTTTGGGGTGACAATGCTGGAGAGTTCAATCCAGAGAGATTCTCTGAAGGAGTTTCAAAGGCAACAAATGGCAAAGTTTCTTACTTGCCATTTGGATGGGGTCCTAGACTTTGTATTGGTCAAAACTTTGGTTTATTAGAAGCTAAAATTGCTGTGGCTATGattcttagaaaattttctttggagTTTTCAAGTTCTTATACTCATGCTCCTTCCTTTATTATTACTCTTCAGCCTGAGCATGGTGCACATCTTATTTTGAATAAACTTTAG